The proteins below are encoded in one region of Leptotrichia sp. oral taxon 218:
- a CDS encoding acyltransferase, with protein sequence MLLHTVNTQYGENIWILLYGIISIGVNLFIMISGYLLLDKSEKMSIFFKKRIKGILPLFIFFNIVYIFANKIKIIQGSQGKEIVAPHFWYIYMILGLYFITPWLQKVLKFAKKETFFVLILWFLCNILNPHLIKFDLPRIPFSHFPITEFIGYYILGYYIKVDRDKIKKIPFFIIIAVYLVGFFISAISTKYVLLKTGNRISDFFDKNSLGTFL encoded by the coding sequence GTGCTTCTTCATACAGTTAATACTCAATATGGTGAGAACATTTGGATCTTGTTATATGGGATAATTTCTATAGGAGTTAATTTATTTATAATGATTAGTGGATATTTGCTGCTGGATAAATCAGAAAAAATGTCGATATTTTTTAAAAAAAGAATTAAAGGAATACTTCCACTTTTTATATTTTTTAATATAGTTTATATTTTTGCAAATAAAATAAAAATAATACAAGGATCACAAGGGAAAGAAATTGTAGCACCACATTTTTGGTATATTTATATGATTTTAGGTTTGTATTTTATTACCCCTTGGCTTCAAAAAGTTCTAAAATTTGCTAAAAAAGAAACTTTTTTTGTATTAATTTTGTGGTTTTTGTGTAATATATTAAATCCACATTTGATAAAATTTGATCTTCCAAGAATTCCATTTTCACATTTTCCAATAACAGAATTTATTGGTTATTATATTTTAGGATATTACATAAAAGTTGATAGAGATAAAATAAAAAAAATACCTTTTTTTATAATAATCGCAGTTTATTTAGTTGGTTTTTTTATAAGTGCAATTTCCACAAAATATGTTTTACTAAAAACAGGAAATAGAATCAGTGATTTTTTTGACAAAAATTCACTTGGAACATTTTTATGA
- a CDS encoding MarR family transcriptional regulator: protein MHENFSKHIGKLVCRHVEKSCNKETELLGTLKASITTT, encoded by the coding sequence TTGCACGAAAATTTTAGTAAGCATATAGGGAAACTTGTATGTAGACACGTAGAAAAATCGTGCAACAAAGAAACTGAATTGCTGGGAACTCTTAAAGCTAGTATAACCACAACATAA
- the pgk gene encoding phosphoglycerate kinase: protein MAKKTLKDLDVKGKKVLVRVDFNVPIKDGVVGNDNRITAALPTLNYILDNGGAVIAFSHLGKVKTEEDKVSKTLAPVAKVLAEKLGKPVKFVPVTRGPELEKAVAELKPGEILMFENTRFEDLDGKKESKNDPELGKYWASLGDVFVNDAFGTAHRAHASNVGIASNIKESAVGFLIEKEIKFIGGAVDNPERPLVAILGGAKVSDKIGVIDNLLEKADKVIIGGGMMFTFLKALGKNTGSSLLEADKVDLAKSLIEKAKTKGVELLLPVDAVVAQEFSNDVPFKTVSVDDIEDGWMGLDIGEKSVELFKKALEGAKTVVWNGPMGVFEMSNYANGTIGVCKAIAELKDAKTIIGGGDSAAAAIQLGFADKFSHISTGGGASMEYLEGKVLPGVAAISEK from the coding sequence ATGGCTAAAAAAACTTTAAAAGATTTAGATGTAAAAGGTAAAAAAGTTTTAGTAAGAGTTGACTTTAATGTACCTATAAAAGACGGAGTTGTTGGGAATGATAACAGAATTACTGCTGCATTGCCTACATTAAACTATATTTTGGACAACGGTGGAGCAGTTATTGCTTTTTCTCACTTAGGAAAAGTTAAAACTGAAGAAGACAAAGTTTCAAAAACATTGGCACCAGTTGCTAAAGTATTAGCTGAAAAATTAGGAAAACCAGTTAAATTTGTACCTGTAACAAGAGGACCAGAATTGGAAAAAGCAGTTGCTGAATTAAAACCAGGAGAAATTTTAATGTTTGAAAATACTAGATTTGAAGATTTAGATGGTAAAAAAGAATCTAAAAATGATCCTGAATTAGGAAAATATTGGGCTTCTTTAGGAGATGTATTCGTAAATGATGCATTTGGAACTGCTCATAGAGCACACGCTTCAAATGTAGGAATTGCTTCAAATATCAAAGAATCAGCAGTTGGATTCTTAATTGAAAAAGAAATTAAATTCATCGGAGGAGCTGTTGATAATCCTGAAAGACCATTAGTAGCTATTTTAGGAGGAGCAAAAGTTTCTGATAAAATTGGAGTTATTGATAACTTATTAGAAAAAGCTGATAAAGTAATTATCGGTGGAGGAATGATGTTCACTTTCTTAAAAGCATTAGGAAAAAATACAGGTTCTTCATTATTAGAAGCTGATAAAGTAGATTTAGCTAAATCATTAATCGAAAAAGCAAAAACAAAAGGTGTTGAATTATTGTTACCAGTAGATGCTGTTGTAGCTCAAGAATTCAGTAACGATGTACCATTTAAAACAGTTTCAGTGGATGACATTGAAGATGGATGGATGGGATTAGATATAGGTGAAAAATCTGTAGAATTATTCAAAAAAGCTTTAGAAGGTGCTAAAACTGTAGTATGGAACGGACCTATGGGAGTATTCGAAATGTCTAACTATGCTAACGGAACAATTGGTGTTTGTAAAGCAATCGCTGAATTGAAAGACGCTAAAACAATTATTGGTGGAGGAGACTCTGCAGCAGCAGCAATTCAATTAGGATTTGCTGATAAATTCTCTCACATTTCAACTGGTGGAGGAGCTTCAATGGAATACTTAGAAGGTAAAGTATTACCAGGTGTAGCAGCTATTTCAGAAAAATAA
- a CDS encoding GNAT family N-acetyltransferase, which produces MGRIDEKKIKFRFATVEDASKILKIYEYYIKNTTITFEYDVPTLLEFKERIEKILPEYPYIVCECENKILGYAYAHKVWERAAYMWDAELSVYIDKDYVQNGLGKKLYKILIEILKLQNVVNVYGCVTFPNEKSDRLHESFGFKKIGIFANSGYKFGKWIGVTWFHKAILEHKNEPEKLKKISQVDKKKIEIIFKKNKKNFFK; this is translated from the coding sequence ATGGGAAGAATAGACGAAAAAAAAATAAAATTTCGATTTGCGACAGTTGAAGATGCAAGTAAAATTTTAAAAATTTATGAATATTATATAAAAAATACGACTATAACTTTTGAATATGATGTACCAACACTTTTGGAATTTAAAGAGAGAATAGAAAAAATTTTGCCAGAGTATCCATATATTGTCTGTGAATGTGAAAATAAAATATTAGGTTACGCCTATGCTCATAAAGTTTGGGAAAGAGCAGCTTACATGTGGGATGCTGAACTTTCTGTTTACATTGATAAAGACTATGTCCAAAATGGCTTAGGAAAAAAATTGTATAAAATATTAATTGAAATTTTGAAGTTGCAAAATGTCGTAAATGTGTATGGCTGCGTAACTTTTCCAAATGAAAAAAGTGACAGATTACACGAAAGTTTTGGATTTAAAAAAATTGGAATTTTTGCAAATTCTGGCTATAAATTTGGAAAATGGATAGGTGTAACTTGGTTTCATAAAGCAATTTTAGAGCATAAAAATGAACCTGAAAAATTGAAAAAAATATCACAAGTTGACAAGAAAAAAATAGAAATCATTTTTAAAAAAAATAAAAAAAATTTTTTTAAATAA
- a CDS encoding alpha amylase N-terminal ig-like domain-containing protein, with protein sequence MSYKIEIYKDNKFYKKADFREKGDKLLIYKWENVDKGSYFFEIKDENDESYGVTYNHTAPFAETFDAVVEKNASAKPITGFQKGVDILIIFVPEEKKFILKKMKFYKMNLDIAEFGLSEAKSIKIATNYDGWKLEDEPIKQLDKTNYEVILAIPEGSYEYKYEIDGKWYPEGANKKLIIGENGDLFPKGDLGTGKFVYEAIDKNVSLKAIAHNYKNLQYFNKISDREYEFKLRTQMNDVEKVYISIVLHEEDNYEMIYELERFRDRTNGFDYFERIIDFGKQVDKIRYYFILEDGGVKAYFNGKNLDYKVPPKIVIDTKSDEIQIFSIPDWAKEVIWYNIFPDRFYNKNHYNDPVFNEFGPEVFMRNELHEQNFIEKYKWEKVNNLYGKFDRNRWTADFKDKVGWERIGEQNIDYSLKYARMYGGDLQGIKEKIPYLKELGITAIWLNPVFFSYQNHKYGANDFRHISPDFGTIKTSGKEYGVEINKENKFGNKSYVDVLGSNVKNNSELELLQVNLKGEDRGKNGYGETEDPATWVWTESDLIMVDLIKELHKNGIRVIFDGVFNHSSDRHWSFDVVMAQGESSKYKDWYKFTDFSDHVPITDDMTDAQAYETLIINKKKVRYNAWAGFNSLPEFNTFNQEYKEYIFNITRKWMYGPDGVESENWQEDDGIDGWRLDVPNCLENQGFWNEWRKVVKESKKDSYITAELWGNASVDINNGNKFDTVMNYEWLKTVIGFFVNQSSQGGYQYKLKAQDFFNELREKRSWYPYQALQASQNLNGSHDTDRLYSRIVNDGIGRNLEEGKQLEKGYNSIKPCLAGNYHPNTTIDWRNSEIKPKDVLKLISIFQMTYIGAPMLFYGDEVGMWGATDPYCRKPMLWEEFIYDDEKNPSYINQNESYSQEVDTDLFQWYKKLIKIRKENRVLVYGKFKEIMADNEKDVIVYERINDRYSIIVVINNSFYEQEIEFSTDYLDEKFINLIDGNTFYSASNGKVKLNLKPKEGKILKKGHKWEE encoded by the coding sequence ATGAGCTATAAAATAGAGATATACAAAGATAATAAGTTTTATAAAAAAGCCGATTTCAGAGAAAAAGGGGATAAACTTTTAATTTATAAATGGGAAAATGTTGATAAAGGAAGTTATTTTTTTGAAATAAAAGATGAAAATGATGAAAGTTACGGAGTTACATATAACCACACTGCTCCATTTGCAGAAACTTTTGATGCTGTTGTCGAAAAAAATGCATCGGCTAAACCAATAACAGGTTTTCAAAAGGGAGTTGACATTTTAATTATATTTGTACCTGAAGAAAAGAAATTTATTTTGAAAAAAATGAAATTTTATAAAATGAATTTAGATATAGCTGAATTTGGATTGAGTGAAGCAAAAAGTATAAAAATTGCGACAAATTACGACGGCTGGAAACTGGAAGATGAGCCGATTAAACAGCTTGATAAGACGAATTATGAAGTAATTTTGGCAATTCCTGAAGGAAGTTATGAATATAAATATGAAATTGATGGAAAATGGTATCCAGAAGGTGCAAATAAAAAATTAATAATTGGAGAAAACGGAGATTTGTTTCCTAAAGGAGATTTGGGAACTGGAAAATTTGTGTATGAAGCAATTGACAAAAATGTGAGCTTAAAAGCGATTGCACATAACTACAAAAATTTACAGTATTTTAATAAAATTTCCGATAGAGAATATGAATTTAAACTTAGAACACAGATGAATGATGTGGAAAAAGTCTATATAAGCATAGTTTTACATGAAGAAGACAACTATGAAATGATTTATGAACTTGAGCGATTTCGTGATAGAACAAATGGATTTGATTATTTTGAGAGAATCATAGATTTTGGAAAACAAGTTGATAAAATTCGTTATTATTTTATTTTGGAAGATGGTGGAGTAAAAGCTTACTTTAATGGAAAAAACTTAGATTATAAAGTTCCACCAAAGATTGTAATTGATACAAAATCAGACGAAATTCAAATTTTTAGCATTCCAGACTGGGCTAAAGAAGTTATTTGGTACAATATTTTTCCAGATAGATTTTATAATAAAAATCACTATAATGATCCCGTTTTTAATGAATTTGGACCAGAAGTATTTATGAGAAATGAACTTCATGAACAAAACTTTATAGAAAAATATAAATGGGAAAAAGTTAATAATTTATATGGAAAATTTGATAGAAACCGTTGGACAGCTGATTTTAAAGATAAAGTTGGATGGGAAAGAATTGGAGAGCAGAATATAGATTATAGTTTAAAATATGCAAGAATGTATGGTGGAGATTTGCAGGGAATAAAAGAAAAAATACCATATTTAAAAGAACTTGGAATAACAGCAATATGGTTAAATCCAGTATTTTTCTCATATCAAAATCATAAGTATGGGGCAAATGACTTTAGACATATTTCTCCTGACTTTGGAACAATTAAGACAAGCGGAAAAGAATATGGCGTAGAAATTAACAAAGAAAATAAATTTGGAAATAAATCTTATGTGGATGTACTTGGTTCAAATGTAAAAAATAATAGTGAATTAGAGTTATTGCAAGTGAACTTGAAAGGAGAAGACAGAGGTAAAAATGGTTATGGAGAAACTGAAGATCCAGCAACTTGGGTTTGGACAGAATCAGATTTGATAATGGTAGATTTAATAAAAGAACTTCATAAAAACGGAATAAGAGTTATATTTGACGGAGTTTTTAATCACAGCAGTGACAGACACTGGTCATTTGATGTTGTAATGGCTCAAGGAGAAAGTTCAAAATATAAAGATTGGTATAAATTTACTGATTTTAGCGACCATGTTCCTATAACTGATGATATGACTGATGCACAAGCTTATGAAACGCTTATAATTAATAAGAAAAAAGTTCGTTACAATGCTTGGGCAGGATTTAATTCACTTCCAGAATTTAATACATTTAATCAGGAATATAAAGAATACATCTTTAATATCACAAGAAAATGGATGTATGGTCCAGATGGAGTTGAAAGTGAAAATTGGCAAGAAGATGACGGAATTGACGGATGGCGACTAGATGTGCCAAACTGCTTGGAAAATCAAGGTTTCTGGAACGAATGGAGAAAAGTTGTAAAAGAAAGCAAGAAAGATTCCTACATAACAGCAGAATTATGGGGAAATGCGTCAGTTGACATAAATAATGGAAATAAATTTGATACAGTTATGAACTATGAATGGCTAAAAACTGTGATTGGATTTTTTGTAAATCAAAGCAGTCAAGGTGGGTATCAATATAAATTAAAAGCACAGGACTTTTTTAACGAACTTCGTGAAAAAAGATCTTGGTATCCGTATCAAGCGCTTCAAGCCAGTCAAAATTTGAATGGTTCTCATGATACAGATAGACTTTATTCGAGAATAGTCAACGATGGAATTGGAAGAAATCTGGAAGAAGGAAAACAGTTAGAAAAGGGTTACAACAGTATAAAACCGTGTCTTGCTGGAAATTATCATCCAAATACGACAATTGACTGGAGAAATAGTGAAATTAAACCAAAAGATGTTTTAAAGTTAATTTCAATTTTTCAAATGACTTATATTGGAGCACCGATGTTATTTTATGGTGATGAAGTAGGAATGTGGGGAGCAACTGACCCTTATTGCAGAAAGCCAATGTTATGGGAAGAATTTATCTATGACGACGAAAAAAATCCGTCATACATAAATCAAAATGAAAGTTATTCACAAGAAGTTGACACTGATTTATTTCAATGGTACAAAAAATTAATAAAAATAAGAAAAGAAAATAGAGTTTTAGTCTATGGAAAATTTAAAGAAATAATGGCAGATAACGAAAAGGATGTCATTGTCTATGAAAGAATTAATGACAGATATTCAATAATTGTTGTAATCAATAATTCTTTTTATGAACAGGAAATCGAATTTTCAACTGACTATTTAGACGAAAAATTTATAAATTTAATAGACGGAAATACATTTTATTCTGCTAGTAATGGAAAGGTAAAATTAAATTTAAAACCGAAAGAAGGAAAGATTTTAAAAAAAGGGCATAAATGGGAAGAATAG
- a CDS encoding glucose-6-phosphate isomerase, with translation MKLEFSYKFAKNFFDEKEITQLKPFVELANEVLVNKEGAGNDFLGWTTLPCDYDKEEFDRIKKAAEKIKNDSEVLVVIGIGGSYLGAKAAIEFLSHSFYNNLTKEKRKTPEIYFAGTNMSGVYLKHLIEAIGDRDFSVNVISKSGTTTEPAIAFRVFKKLLEEKYGKEGAKERIYATTDKVKGALKTLATSEGYETFVVPNNVGGRFSVLTAVGLLPIAAAGIDIDELMRGAADAVKDFSSKKLEENQALQYAAVRNILLRKGKSVELMVNYEPRLHYFAEWWKQLFGESEGKDGKGLYPSSADFSTDLHSLGQFIQEGQRVFIETVVSIDKPEVEFEIEEDAENLDGLNFVAGKTMDYVNKKARDGVILAHVDGGVPNLSVNIPEATPYQLGYAFYFFEKACGVSGYLLGVNPFDQPGVEAYKKNMFALLGKPGYEEAGKELEAKLKEIK, from the coding sequence ATGAAATTGGAATTTAGTTATAAATTTGCAAAAAATTTTTTTGATGAAAAAGAAATTACTCAACTAAAACCATTTGTAGAATTGGCAAATGAAGTTTTAGTAAACAAGGAAGGAGCGGGGAACGATTTTTTAGGTTGGACAACTTTACCTTGCGACTATGACAAAGAAGAATTTGATAGAATTAAAAAAGCTGCCGAAAAAATTAAAAACGATTCAGAAGTATTAGTTGTAATCGGAATAGGTGGTTCTTATTTAGGAGCAAAAGCTGCAATTGAATTTTTATCACACAGCTTTTACAACAATTTAACAAAAGAAAAAAGAAAAACTCCAGAAATTTATTTTGCTGGAACAAATATGAGTGGAGTTTATTTAAAACACTTAATTGAAGCAATCGGAGACAGAGATTTTTCAGTAAATGTTATTTCAAAATCTGGAACAACAACTGAGCCAGCAATTGCTTTCAGAGTATTTAAAAAATTGTTAGAAGAAAAATATGGAAAAGAAGGTGCTAAAGAAAGAATTTATGCAACTACTGATAAAGTAAAAGGAGCGCTTAAAACATTAGCTACAAGTGAAGGATATGAAACTTTTGTTGTACCGAATAATGTTGGAGGAAGATTTTCTGTTTTAACAGCAGTTGGATTATTGCCAATCGCTGCAGCTGGAATAGACATTGATGAGTTGATGCGAGGAGCAGCTGATGCTGTAAAAGATTTTTCTAGCAAAAAATTGGAAGAAAACCAAGCTCTACAATATGCAGCTGTTAGAAATATTTTACTTAGAAAAGGTAAAAGTGTGGAATTAATGGTTAATTACGAACCAAGATTACATTATTTTGCTGAATGGTGGAAACAATTGTTTGGAGAATCTGAAGGAAAAGATGGAAAAGGACTTTATCCATCATCAGCTGATTTTTCGACTGATTTACATTCTTTGGGACAATTTATTCAAGAAGGACAAAGAGTGTTCATTGAAACTGTTGTTTCAATTGATAAACCAGAAGTTGAATTTGAAATTGAAGAAGATGCAGAAAATTTGGATGGACTTAACTTTGTGGCAGGAAAAACTATGGATTATGTAAATAAAAAAGCAAGAGATGGAGTTATTTTAGCTCATGTCGATGGTGGAGTACCAAATTTATCAGTAAATATTCCTGAAGCAACTCCTTATCAACTGGGATATGCATTTTACTTTTTTGAAAAAGCATGTGGAGTGAGTGGATATTTATTGGGTGTAAATCCATTTGATCAGCCAGGAGTTGAAGCTTACAAGAAAAATATGTTTGCATTACTTGGAAAACCAGGATATGAAGAAGCTGGAAAAGAATTAGAAGCAAAATTAAAAGAAATAAAATAA
- the epsC gene encoding serine O-acetyltransferase EpsC → MFKQLKEEFDNIAQKDPAARHKLEILLYPSLHAVINHKIAHFFQKKKLFFLARLFSQISRFFTGIEIHPGATLGKRIFFDHGMGIVVGETAEIGDDCVIYHGVTLGGVTTEKGKRHPTLKNNVTVGAGAKILGNITVGNNVKIGANSVVLKDVPDNAVAVGIPARIIQKAEEDFFMWHI, encoded by the coding sequence ATTTTTAAACAATTAAAAGAAGAATTTGACAATATCGCTCAAAAAGATCCAGCGGCCAGACATAAATTAGAAATTTTATTATATCCGTCGCTACATGCGGTAATAAATCACAAAATAGCGCATTTTTTTCAAAAGAAAAAACTTTTTTTCTTGGCTAGACTTTTTTCTCAAATTTCAAGATTTTTTACTGGAATAGAAATTCATCCAGGAGCAACTTTAGGAAAACGAATTTTCTTTGACCACGGAATGGGAATTGTAGTTGGAGAAACTGCTGAAATTGGCGATGATTGTGTAATTTATCACGGTGTGACTTTAGGTGGAGTGACGACCGAGAAAGGAAAAAGACATCCTACATTAAAAAATAATGTGACAGTTGGTGCGGGAGCTAAAATTTTGGGAAATATAACGGTCGGAAATAATGTAAAAATAGGTGCAAATTCCGTTGTTTTAAAAGATGTTCCCGACAATGCCGTAGCTGTTGGAATTCCCGCAAGAATTATTCAAAAAGCTGAAGAAGACTTTTTTATGTGGCATATTTAA